Proteins co-encoded in one Arthrobacter sp. ERGS1:01 genomic window:
- a CDS encoding TOBE domain-containing protein, which translates to MTLIRVSEAARFLAVSDDTVRRWLDNGTLNGSKDAQGRIVIDGLELAELAKSLSQPPEDPNRSDSSARNRFVGLVTNVIADTVMAQVELQCGPFRVVSLMSSEAVRELGLEPGSVATAVVKSTNVIVEVPHGGKDS; encoded by the coding sequence ATGACACTCATACGTGTATCGGAGGCTGCCCGCTTCCTTGCCGTCAGCGACGACACCGTCCGGCGCTGGCTGGATAACGGAACCCTCAACGGAAGCAAGGACGCCCAGGGCCGGATCGTCATCGACGGCCTGGAGTTGGCGGAACTGGCCAAATCCCTGTCCCAGCCGCCCGAGGATCCCAACCGGAGCGACAGCTCGGCCCGCAACAGGTTCGTCGGCCTCGTCACGAACGTCATTGCGGACACCGTCATGGCCCAGGTTGAGCTGCAGTGCGGGCCGTTCCGGGTGGTGTCGCTGATGAGCAGCGAGGCGGTGCGGGAGCTGGGCCTGGAGCCCGGTTCCGTGGCCACCGCCGTCGTCAAGTCAACCAATGTGATCGTTGAAGTCCCCCATGGAGGAAAAGACTCATGA
- the modA gene encoding molybdate ABC transporter substrate-binding protein: MKMPLKRLTALAAAALLAATVSSCSATNDAGTSPSSSASAADYSGTLNVFAAASLKATFTQLATQFEAAHPQVKVSLNFDGSSTLVTQITQGAPADVFASADLANMKKLTAASMAAGTPVDFATNVLTIAVPPSNPANITTFADLAKPGVKVVVCAAQVPCGAAAKADAASAGITLKPVSEELSVTGVLSKVTSGEADAGLVYVTDAKGAGDKVKAIPLGLAKPTVNEYPIAAVAKSKQQAAADAFIKLVTGADGQKVLKDAGFGAP, encoded by the coding sequence ATGAAAATGCCCCTGAAGCGTTTGACCGCCCTCGCCGCAGCAGCCCTGCTCGCCGCCACGGTGTCCTCGTGCTCGGCCACCAACGACGCCGGCACCTCCCCGTCGTCGTCCGCCTCTGCCGCGGACTACTCCGGCACCCTCAACGTCTTTGCCGCGGCGTCCCTGAAGGCGACGTTCACCCAGCTGGCCACCCAGTTCGAGGCGGCCCACCCGCAGGTGAAGGTGTCGCTGAACTTTGACGGCTCCTCCACGCTGGTCACCCAAATCACCCAGGGCGCCCCGGCCGACGTTTTCGCCTCCGCGGACCTGGCCAACATGAAGAAGCTCACCGCCGCCTCCATGGCAGCCGGCACCCCCGTCGACTTCGCCACCAACGTGCTCACGATTGCCGTCCCGCCCAGCAACCCGGCCAACATCACCACGTTCGCCGATCTTGCCAAGCCGGGCGTGAAGGTTGTGGTGTGTGCCGCCCAGGTGCCCTGCGGCGCCGCCGCCAAGGCCGACGCCGCCAGCGCCGGGATCACGCTCAAGCCCGTCAGCGAGGAACTGTCCGTGACCGGCGTGCTGAGCAAGGTCACCTCCGGGGAGGCCGACGCCGGCCTGGTCTACGTGACCGACGCCAAGGGCGCCGGCGACAAGGTCAAGGCCATCCCGCTGGGCCTGGCCAAGCCGACCGTCAACGAATACCCGATTGCCGCCGTCGCCAAGTCCAAGCAGCAGGCCGCGGCCGACGCCTTCATCAAGCTCGTGACCGGCGCCGACGGCCAGAAAGTCCTCAAGGATGCCGGCTTCGGGGCGCCCTAA
- a CDS encoding SDR family oxidoreductase, producing the protein MTGPRVLFLGGTGVISAASVARAVGLGFTVTVLGRGTTTYRPVPPGVEVLVADVRDPHAVRAALGNRTFDVVADFLSFTPEQARNAVELFTGRCGQYLFISTASAYQKPPARLPITESTPLRNPFWQYSRDKIACEDLFMAAYRDNGFPVTVVRPSHTYDPTRLSLLFGWTDVHRMRAGLPVVVHGDGTSLWTLTHTDDFAVGFVGLFGLAAAVGESFTITSDEVLPWDAVYQTVAAAAGVPEPLLVHVASDTIAAAAPELGPGLLGDKSHSVIFSNAKIKALVPDFAARIPYAVGAAQAMAWHIMHPEARVVNPAHMALSDQLAGLGA; encoded by the coding sequence CTGACCGGGCCGCGGGTGTTGTTCCTGGGCGGCACGGGCGTCATCAGCGCCGCCTCCGTGGCCCGCGCGGTCGGCCTGGGGTTCACCGTCACGGTGCTCGGCCGGGGGACCACGACGTACCGCCCGGTGCCGCCCGGCGTCGAGGTCCTGGTGGCGGATGTTCGCGACCCCCACGCGGTCCGTGCCGCCCTGGGAAACCGGACCTTTGACGTGGTGGCCGACTTCCTCTCCTTCACGCCCGAACAGGCACGCAACGCCGTCGAACTGTTCACGGGGCGGTGCGGGCAGTACCTGTTCATCAGCACGGCGTCGGCCTACCAAAAGCCGCCGGCCAGGCTCCCCATCACGGAATCGACGCCGCTGCGGAACCCGTTCTGGCAGTATTCGCGGGACAAGATTGCCTGCGAGGACTTGTTCATGGCGGCTTACCGGGACAACGGTTTTCCCGTCACCGTGGTGCGGCCCTCGCACACCTACGATCCCACGCGCCTGTCGCTGCTGTTTGGCTGGACGGACGTACACCGGATGCGGGCCGGGCTGCCCGTGGTGGTGCATGGCGACGGCACCTCGCTGTGGACGTTGACGCACACCGACGACTTTGCCGTGGGCTTCGTGGGCCTGTTTGGCCTGGCGGCGGCCGTGGGAGAGAGCTTCACGATCACCTCCGACGAGGTGCTTCCGTGGGATGCCGTCTACCAGACCGTCGCGGCGGCCGCCGGCGTGCCCGAACCGCTGCTGGTGCACGTGGCCAGCGACACGATCGCCGCCGCGGCGCCGGAGCTCGGCCCGGGCCTGCTCGGGGACAAATCGCATTCGGTCATCTTCTCCAACGCCAAGATCAAGGCACTCGTGCCGGACTTTGCCGCCCGGATCCCCTACGCCGTCGGCGCCGCGCAGGCCATGGCCTGGCACATCATGCACCCCGAGGCCCGGGTGGTGAACCCGGCACACATGGCGCTGTCCGATCAACTCGCCGGGCTGGGCGCGTAA